A genomic segment from Chitinophagaceae bacterium encodes:
- a CDS encoding ABC transporter substrate-binding protein codes for MKGFLLYIVFIAVVMLMYCCKNRKIGNKNIFRYNETTGIATLDPAFARNQSIMWAVHQLFNTLTEVGDSLQIKPSLAKSWTYSSDKKNIIFHLRTDVFFHDDPVFEKGKGRKLKAQDVQYSFERIINPATASPGAWIFNNRVDLVEPFKAIDDSTFQLKLANPFPPILGILSMQYCSIVAREAVEKYAGGFRRHPVGSGPFQFVAWDEGQALIMKRNNHYFEKDVYGMGLPYLDGIKISFLDSKASEFLEFRQNRLDFINDIEASFKDEVITKTGNLKKQWQGKILLQKHPYLNIEYFGILMDTTNSLLSTSALRYKKVRQAINYSINRKKMMLYMRNSIGTAAESGFVPPGLPSFNSNEVKGYSYNPKAAKILLKEAGYAGEKIKLFTIPIYASIAGFIANELQQNGINVVVETVQKSLLFDLTAKSQAVFFRASWIADYPDAENFLSVFYSKNPAPPNYTRYKNPKFDWLYEQAMNETNDEKRYLLYRQMDQCIMDDAPVVPLWYDMALHLVQPGVKNFYPNSLNMLELRKVKKIKP; via the coding sequence ATGAAGGGATTTTTGCTGTATATAGTATTTATTGCCGTAGTAATGCTCATGTATTGCTGCAAGAACCGTAAAATTGGCAACAAGAATATTTTCAGATATAATGAAACTACCGGTATTGCTACACTTGACCCTGCTTTTGCCCGCAACCAATCTATAATGTGGGCCGTACACCAGTTGTTTAATACACTTACAGAAGTTGGAGACAGCCTTCAAATAAAACCTTCGTTGGCCAAAAGCTGGACCTATTCTTCAGATAAAAAAAACATCATCTTTCACCTGCGCACCGATGTGTTTTTTCATGACGACCCGGTTTTTGAAAAAGGGAAAGGCAGAAAACTAAAAGCACAGGATGTACAATATAGTTTTGAAAGGATTATAAACCCGGCAACGGCAAGCCCGGGTGCATGGATATTTAATAACAGGGTAGATCTCGTTGAACCTTTTAAAGCCATTGATGATAGTACGTTTCAATTAAAACTTGCAAATCCTTTTCCACCAATATTAGGCATTTTAAGTATGCAATATTGTTCTATTGTGGCAAGAGAAGCGGTAGAAAAATATGCTGGCGGTTTCAGGCGCCATCCTGTGGGTTCTGGTCCGTTTCAATTTGTAGCATGGGACGAAGGCCAGGCTTTAATAATGAAAAGAAACAACCATTATTTTGAGAAAGACGTTTATGGGATGGGTTTGCCTTACCTTGATGGTATTAAAATAAGTTTCCTGGATAGCAAGGCTTCGGAATTTTTAGAGTTCAGGCAAAACCGCCTGGATTTTATCAACGATATTGAAGCGTCATTTAAAGACGAAGTGATTACCAAAACCGGCAACCTGAAAAAACAATGGCAAGGCAAAATTCTTTTGCAGAAACATCCTTACCTCAATATCGAATATTTTGGGATTTTGATGGATACAACGAATAGCTTATTGTCAACATCCGCTTTGCGGTATAAAAAAGTGAGGCAGGCAATCAATTATTCCATCAACCGAAAAAAAATGATGTTGTATATGCGCAATTCCATTGGTACGGCTGCCGAAAGTGGGTTTGTTCCACCAGGCCTCCCATCTTTTAACAGTAATGAAGTGAAGGGATATAGTTATAACCCAAAAGCCGCAAAAATTTTACTTAAAGAAGCAGGTTACGCCGGTGAAAAAATTAAGTTATTTACCATACCTATTTACGCCAGCATTGCAGGGTTTATTGCCAATGAATTACAGCAAAATGGTATTAATGTAGTTGTAGAAACCGTGCAGAAAAGCCTGTTATTTGACCTTACGGCAAAAAGCCAGGCTGTATTTTTTAGGGCAAGCTGGATTGCCGATTACCCCGATGCAGAAAATTTTTTAAGTGTTTTTTATAGTAAAAATCCGGCGCCTCCAAACTATACTCGCTATAAAAACCCGAAATTTGATTGGCTGTATGAACAGGCAATGAATGAAACCAATGATGAAAAAAGATATTTACTTTACCGGCA